One window of the Bombus pyrosoma isolate SC7728 linkage group LG5, ASM1482585v1, whole genome shotgun sequence genome contains the following:
- the LOC122567651 gene encoding histone-lysine N-methyltransferase, H3 lysine-79 specific isoform X3 — MLDRHDGALDVVETMRWVCEDLPDLKLPLENNILCDYDTRDYESMKNLCDKFNRAIDSLVQLEKGTSLPSQRLNKRPSRGLLRHILQQTYNQAVVEPDKLNQYEPFSPEVYGETSYELVCQMIDQIDVTEDDVFVDLGSGVGQVVLQMAAATLCKICIGVERADVPSRYAQSMEVNFRKWLNWYGKRCGEYRLVKGDFLADEHRESITGATIVFVNNFAFGPTVDHQLKERFADLRDGARIVSSKSFCPLNFRITDRNLSDIGTIMHVSEMSPLKGSVSWTGKPVSYYLHVIDRTKLERYFHRLKNNKQGGDENSDSVINNTANNNNKVTNRGERGDRAKRDLSRQLESPNHSEQQGTNSDSDADENNIKNRRQSNKIRRKLNRKSNGIRPPARGRQRGRGVKKSKPKKAINISGLDLLHSQTLLSTSPQALGKKPPPAPGCVDQQLSSLSLSLQSHSTSVHEELSIPPAPSATPYALQILLDLYRDQFMLMLESMRTPSYRVSVNTDIAKERERNSKLQSRAAQLEKQIKVLIDDSVALLKARMTELGINATSPGDLLAKAKEIVLRHKQLQAKASKLQAQVASMENEQSRLTALRHQELQEKYSSLTNTNGISNPSQPLTQDYILKEISATLSQRKRLHCQVSKLEHELNVLERASNEKQVAAIAQQQREALGSKHSQSQHHHQQQNGKSGSSRKNREGRSRSQEWPDVPDIGKIQENNPEILAQKILETGRQIEAGRILNRQNTSTSTNSRTRLPQASLSFSTTSPSISSSQSQINNKETTNRTQEPPRVANFEDRLKSIITSVLNEDQQNRNKQQQMQLQVQLQNQTEQDRKRIALPQNVSTPDYTQVSPAKLALRRHLSQERLSSHLTPSDRPTIDSRQSSHDNRIVTGGNGLLGTRTIGDLVSGEIERTLEISNQSIINAAVDMSAIVRPENVYSPISRPASAEGDAGLSTLAHVASYAPTSSAISTCTPTTTSRSSVLFTPVTQPQRYTPVQLPRADIKPYHESYFSDNPSQSLTQAHPPPSLHTSQATSNGELLPVEGLAASLHARILNNHNTKAESILTTNRRFQPYPRYATSSNSNGSTTTNGMVTAICQSQPSMSLKTEAVVSSVSTSGAPLSPLVEPHSNTSTPLVDEPQMTTQRQRNGIGDDVICVVQEKMKWILQDGEADWQDRISSGFDRLVAFASTELDKRRRSTEGVNTSPDSGLGSDSTVTGPPPVIPSPDEALGPPRTPSPTSPRPPNPSNSSSTSSNSSSSSSTSSVPLKYQRHPDPERHHFKKKFFHRDWNNSGSTSKFRPKGKDWDWNHSGQWPSNDEQS, encoded by the exons atgcTG gaTCGTCATGATGGTGCACTTGATGTTGTTGAAACAATGAGATGGGTTTGTGAGGATTTGCCAGATCTAAAGCTACCAttagaaaataacattttatgtgATTATGACACAAGAGATTAtgaaagtatgaaaaatttatgtgACAAATTTAATAGAGCAATTGATAGTTTAGTTCAACtg GAGAAAGGCACTAGTTTACCATCTCAAAGATTGAATAAAAGACCTAGTCGAGGTTTACTTAGGCATATACTTCAGCAAACATATAATCAAGCAGTAGTGGAACCAGACAAATTAAATCAGTACGAGCCATTTTCACCAGAAGTGTATGGGGAAACAAGTTATGAACTTGTGTGTCAAATGATTGATCAAATTGATGTAACAGAAGATGATGTATTTGTTGACTTGGGATCTGGAGTTGGACAAGTGGTTCTTCAAATGGCTGCAGCAACtttatgcaaaatttgtaTTGGAGTTGAAAGAGCTGATGTACCATCAAGATATGCACAG AGTATGGAAGTAAACTTTCGTAAATGGTTGAATTGGTATGGGAAAAGATGCGGTGAATATCGTTTGGTAAAAGGCGATTTTTTAGCTGATGAACATCGTGAAAGCATTACTGGAGCTACGATAGtgtttgttaataattttgcattcGGTCCAACGGTGGATCATCAACTGAAAGAACGATTTGCTGATTTACGGGATGGAGCACGAATCGTATCGTCAAAATCATTTTGTCCCCTCAACTTTCGCATAACGGATAGAAATCTCAGTG ATATTGGTACAATAATGCATGTGTCAGAGATGTCACCACTAAAGGGTTCTGTCTCGTGGACTGGTAAACCGGTGTCttattatttacatgtaaTTGATCGTACTAAGTTAGAACGTTATTTCCACCGCTTAAAGAATAACAAGCAAGGTGGCGATGAAAATTCTGATTCTGTGATAAATAACACTgccaacaataataataaggtTACAAATAGAGGTGAGAGAGGCGATAGAGCTAAACGGGATCTTTCGAGGCAGTTAGAAAGCCCGAATCATTCGGAGCAACAAGGAACGAATAGCGATTCTGATGCAGATGagaataacattaaaaatcgTCGGCAATCAAATAAGATCCGTAGAAAACTAAATAGAAAATCAAATGGTATAAGACCTCCAGCTAGAGGCAGACAGAGGGGAAGAGGCGTGAAGAAATCAAAGCCCAAGAaagcaattaatatttctggTTTGGACTTACTGCATAGCCAAACATTACTGAGTACATCTCCACAAGCTTTGGGAAAGAAACCACCGCCCGCGCCTGGTTGTGTGGATCAACAGCTGTCTTCATTATCACTTTCATTACAGTCACATTCCACCTCTGTGCATGAAGAACTTAGTATACCACCTGCTCCGTCCGCCACTCCGTACGCATTACAGATACTTTTGGACTTGTACAG GGACCAATTTATGCTCATGTTAGAATCAATGAGAACTCCTTCGTACAGAGTATCAGTCAATACAGATATtgcaaaagaaagagaaagaaattcaaagttACAATCGAGAGCGGCGCAattagaaaaacaaataaaggTATTAATTGATGATAGTGTAGCACTTTTAAAAGCAAGAATGACCGAGTTAGGTATAAATGCGACATCGCCTGGAGATTTACTTGCAAAGGCTAAGGAGATAGTTCTTAGACATAAACAGTTGCAAGCTAAAGCAAGTAAGCTACAGGCCCAGGTTGCATCTATGGAAAATGAACAATCGAGATTAACTGCGCTTAGACATCAAGAATTACAAGAAAAGTATAGTAGTCTCACAAATACGAATGGCATATCAAATCCATCACAACCACTTACTCAGGATTacatattgaaagaaatttctgcaACTTTGTCTCAACGTAAAAGATTACATTGTCAG GTGTCCAAATTGGAACATGAACTAAATGTTCTGGAAAGAGCAAGTAATGAAAAACAAGTTGCTGCAATAGCTCAGCAACAAAGAGAGGCACTAGGTTCTAAACACTCGCAAAGTCAACATCATCATCAGCAGCAAAATGGAAAGAGCGGATCGTCACGAAAAAATAGAGAAGGACGTTCTAGATCGCAAGAATGGCCTGATGTTCCTGATATTGGGAAAATACAGGAAAATAATCCAGAAATATTGGCGCAAAAGATCTTGGAAACCGGCAGACAAATAGAAGCTGGCCGAATATTAAACAGACAAAATACTAGTACCAGTACTAATTCTAGAACCAGACTGCCACAAGCATCTCTCAGTTTTTCTACTACTTCACCATCCATTTCATCCTCACAAtcgcaaataaataataaggaGACAACAAATAGAACTCAGGAACCTCCTAGGGTTGCAAATTTCGAAGATAGGTTAAAGAGTATCATTACGAGTGTTTTAAATGAAGATcaacaaaatagaaataagCAACAACAAATGCAACTACAGGTGCAATTACAAAATCAGACTGAGCAAGATAGAAAACGTATTGCATTGCCACAAAATGTTTCTACTCCTGATTATACACag GTTTCACCTGCGAAGTTAGCACTTCGTCGTCACCTCTCTCAAGAACGTCTTTCCTCTCATTTAACACCATCTGATAGGCCAACAATCGACTCGAGGCAATCGAGTCATGATAATCGTATTGTAACAGGAGGAAATGGATTGCTCGGCACTAGAACAATTGGTGATTTGGTCAGTGGAGAAATAGAGAGAACGCTAGAAATTTCCAATCAATCTATAATAAATGCTGCTGTTGATATGAGCGCAATTGTAAGGCCAGAAAATGTATATTCTCCTATCAGTAGACCAGCTAGTGCAGAAGGTGATGCTGGCTTGTCAACTCTAGCGCACGTAGCAAGTTACGCTCCAACTTCTTCTGCCATTTCGACATGTACTCCTACTACTACTTCAAGATCATCTGTGTTATTTACTCCAGTAACACAACCACAAag ATACACACCAGTCCAGTTACCTCGTGCAGATATCAAACCTTATCATGAATCGTATTTCTCTGACAATCCTTCTCAGTCACTCACACAGGCCCATCCACCACCATCATTACATACATCACAGGCAACATCAAACGGCGAGCTTTTGCCAGTAGAAGGATTAGCTGCATCTTTACATGctcgtattttaaataatcacaACACAAAAGCCGAGTCAATACTGACTACAAATAGAAg ATTTCAACCATATCCTCGATATGCAACCAGTAGCAACAGTAATGGCAGTACAACAACAAATGGTATGGTGACAGCCATTTGTCAGTCACAACCTTCGATGTCACTAAAAACGGAGGCAGTAGTATCATCAGTAAGCACAAGCGGAGCGCCATTGAGTCCTCTCGTGGAACCACATTCTAATACGTCCACGCCGCTAGTCGATGAGCCCCAAATGACAACGCAGAGACAACGAAACGGTATTGGCGATGACG TTATATGCGTTGTACAAGAAAAGATGAAGTGGATTTTACAAG ACGGAGAAGCAGATTGGCAAGATCGTATCAGTTCTGGATTTGATAGACTGGTTGCATTCGCGTCGACGGAGCTGGACAAGCGAAGAAGATCTACAGAGGGAGTAAATACAAGTCCTGACAGCGGTTTAGGGTCGGACAGCACGGTGACGGGACCTCCACCGGTGATTCCGTCGCCAGATGAAGCACTGGGACCTCCACGTACACCTTCACCGACCAGTCCTCGCCCACCGAATCCCTCCAACAGTAGTAGTACGAGCAGTAACAGCAGTAGTAGCAGTAGCACATCTTCGGTGCCTCTAAAATATCAACGTCATCCAGATCCGGAACGACAccattttaagaaaaaattttttcatagaGATTGGAACAACTCTGGAAGTACCAGTAAGTTTCGTCCTAAAGGCAAGGATTGGGATTGGAATCATTCAGGACAATGGCCTTCGAATGACGAACAAtcttaa